GCTATCTAATCTAGCGCTGATCTTTTTTCTTCTCTCTTCCCTATCAATATCCATTCCTATGATCAATGGTTTTAAAGAAACAGCATCCAAAACTTGATGATCTCGCATTTCGCTCTTGTAAACCTCGATCTCCAATGCCCTTATCAATCTCTTTCGATGATGAAATTCATCAAATCTGGTATTGGGATTCACATTCATCAATCTTGATTTCAACTCCTCCTGCGTCAATTGCTCTACCTCGCCTCTTAGCGCTGGGTTTACAGGCACGGTTGTGTCTTGATAATTTTCCAATATAGCTTCAATGTACAAGCCGGTACCTCCGCATAATATGGGCAATTTATCTCGACCTCTAATATCCTTGTAAGCTTTAATAAAATCCCTTTGAAACTCAAACACATTGTATTTCTCTCCAGGCTCCAACACATCAATCAAATGATAAGGAACTTGCTTGCCATCCACTACATACTCACTCAAGTCTTTCCCCGTTCCAATATCCATTTTTCTGTAAACTTGTCTGGAATCGGCACTAATAATCTCACCTCCAAAAGCTAGGGCAAGATTTACTGCTAAATTGGTCTTTCCTGAAGCAGTCGGACCTAAAATCACAATCAAATTATAATTCATTGAAAAGAATTTTCCTGTCTTATTATATTTGCATACGCAAAAAGAAACAATTTTATGATTCATTCAAAACCCAAATTCAACACTTTATCCGCATTAGCTGTTTTCAACACTTTGATGCTAATGGGATTTATATATAGCCTAAAAAGCTTATTAGCTCAACCTAGCAATATATTGCTGTTAGTTACTACCTCAATACTGTTTGTCATTTTTCTATTTGTATTAATCAAAACAGCCCTAGCAACCAAACAAGTGATCATCGCCAACTTGATAATAGAAGAAAAATATTTATGGGGTGTTTTTAGCCAAAAGCATCAACTGGAGCACCTTAACTCTTGGTGCGAAACAATTATCAAAACAAAAAATGGCGTATTCAAGTCACTTGAATTGGATTTCACTACTCGAAAAAAAATTAAATTAAGCAATCACGAAGACAGCAAGTACGCAGAAATCCTCAAATATTTATCGAAAAAATACCCCAAGAAAAAAGCCTCGACAAATGCCAAGGCCTAAACAAACTGTTATAATATTCTTCATAGTGCTTTCATGGGTGAAAGCACTTCATGAATTTCTTCATCCAAAAGGTCTAAATATCTTTCAACGATCAAGTGAATATCAACTTCCCTTTCATTGCCCTCTATGGACACCTTATGCAAAGAACTTACTTGCTCCTCGCCTAAATTCTCCACCATCCCAGCTATATTCGTATTCAACTCAGCCCAAATAGAAATCAATCGAGCTTGTTCGTAATTCTCATACTTCCCGCCTTCTTCAGCCTTCTCCTCTTGCCAATCCAAATACAGAGTTTCTTCATTAAACCGGCCTTTCAACAAAAAGCTGGAAAAATATATGGCCTGATTCACCAAATAACCAATACGTTCTTTCTTTGAAGCAACATACGGGTGCTCTTTATGAATAAAATTATCCTTCGGAATAAAGTTCAACTCCTCAGTAATAACTTCAACATCGAGCATTAACTGATGCGCAAGTGATTTCATTTGTTTGTTATTGTGTATTGTTTTGTTTTAAATTTTGCTCGCTACAAAACTTCTTGATAAACTCAGCCAACTCAACCATGCCAAGGTCTCTCGCTATAGCCCAATCCTCGCAAGCTTTATCGCCAAACTCCATCTCATAAAGCGCTACCCCTCTATGATAATAAGCTTGAGCCGCTTGATCATCCAAAGCCAAGGAAGTATTAAAGTAAGTATATGCAGTAAAACTATTTCCAAGTTCAGCTTGACACACACCTGCGTAGAAAAAATCAGACGCTTGATCGCTCTCTATAAGAATCGCGCTTTGAAAATCCTCAAGAGCCAATGAGAATTCATCCAAAAAATAATAAACCATTCCCCTTCCGCGATACAAATCCGGATCTATCGGATCCAATTGCAATGCTTTAGAGTAATCCAATATCGACTCTGTGTACTTCTCAAGATCAAAATTCAATTCGGCTCTAAGCGAATACATAATTGTATCCTCTTGATCTTCTGCCAATACGTAATCATAATCCTTAAGCGCCAACAAGCTATCCCCCTTCTCCAAGTAAGCCAATCCACGCAGCCTAAAAGCATCCAAAGCCATTGAGTCTTTCTTTATCACTGCCGACAACATGCTGATAGCATTCGAGTAACTAGAATCTTGTATTGCCGCCACCGCGTTTTGAAGCGATCTCTTATGAATATCTTGCCCCTTTGAAGGAACAGAAAAAAAGCAGATTGCAATCAAAAAACACCAGAAAAGTCTCATAAGCTTAATTTTCGTTAAATATATATCTCCAATAATTGCAATCGCAAAATAGTAAGTTAATTTTACATTAAAAAATACATTATGTTAAACTGATTAAACGCATCCGTTTTCATTTTTAGTCCATAAATGATATATTTGGCGATTGCAGACTCAAATCAGAAGAACATATGCTCAGTTTTGCTGAAGAAAATTATCTAAAAACCATATATCACCTATCGGAAAATGGCGCCAATAGCGTGAGCACCAATGCAATAGCCGAAACGCTCAATACGAAACCCGCTTCTGTGAGCGATATGATTCGCAAGCTTGACAAAAAAGGAGTTGTAACATATGTCAAATACCAAGGCGTCAACATTTCCTCGGAAGGAAGGACATATGCTTTGAAAATTATCAGAAAACACAGGCTCTGGGAAGTTTTTTTGGTTAACAAACTTAGGTTTAATTGGGACCAAGTCCATGAGGTCGCAGAGCAATTGGAACACATACAATCTCCCCTGCTCATCGAAAGACTGGACGACTTTCTTGGAAAGCCTAAATTCGATCCGCATGGCGACCCGATACCTGACGAGCACGGGAATTTCGCATCTGTTGAAAAGCACCCGCTATCAGAATCAAATATTGACTCAACAGTTGTAATCAGAGGAGTTCAAGACACCAGTTCAATTTTCCTCAAATACCTTGACAAACTCAATATAAAAATCGGAACTCAAATCACAATAAACGACAAAATTCCCTTTGACGGCTCAATGGAAATCACTCTAGACGGCCACAGAGAAGTTTCAATCTCCAAAGAAGTCGCCAACAATCTTATGGTATCCTAAATCATGATTTGATAAAAAACAAAAAGCCAGATTCCTATTTAAAGAATCTGGCTTTTTGTTTAAATTATTTCTTTTTATTTCGTCTTCTCAGCAACCCAGTTTTTTGCATTAACAAATGCTTCAATCCAAGGCGACACTTCGTCGTTCAATCTATCTTGAGGATACTCAGCCCAGTTCCATGGGAAAATAGAACGCTCTAAGTGAGGCATCATCGCCAAATGTCTTCCATCAGCAGAGTGTATAGAAGCTACATTATAATCCGAGCCATTTGGATTAGCCGGATAAGCTTCATATCCATATTTACCAGAAATATTATACTGATCTTCAGCATATGGCAAACTAAACTTACCCTCGCCGTGAGCCACCCAAACACCAAGTCTCTGACCTGAAAGCGTTGACAACATCACTGAATCATTTTGAGGAATAGTCATGTTAACAAATCCTGACTCAAATTTACCTGACTCATTATGAAGCATTTTTGGCTTTTGCTCATGATCTTTAGCAATCAAACCAAGCTCCTGCATCAACTGACATCCATTACAAACTCCTAAGCTCAACGTATCTTCTCTCTTATAGAAATTATCAAGCGCTGCTTTTGCTTTTGGATTGTAAAGGAATGCTCCTGCCCAACCTTTAGCAGAACCTAACACATCAGAATTAGAGAATCCACCAACGAATACAATCATATTTACATCTTCAAGATTTTCTCTACCTGAGATCAAATCCGTCATATGCACGTCTTTCACGTCAAATCCTGCCAAATGCAAAGAATAAGCCATTTCACGATCGCCGTTCACACCTTTTTCTCTGATAATAGCCGCTTTAACTCCAGATTTTTCTTTTCTGTCCGCATCAATACCATATTGACTTAACTGGCCAGTAAATTTCTCAGCGAAATTATACACTAATGGTTGCTTAGTGTAGTTCTCATATCTTTCAGTAGCAAGATCTTCTCTTGTTTGTTTTTTATCCAACAAGTAAGAAGTTCTGTACCATGCGTCTCTCAAGCTGTCGATTCCAAACTCGTATACTTCATCACCTTTGCGAATCTTGATAAATGAGTCCTCCACAGGAATACCTATCATTTTGGCATCTACTCCTCTTTCAGCAAAGAATGTTTCCGCTTTTTTCTCATCAGCTACTTGAACGATCAATCCGCTATTTTCAGCAAATAACAATTTGATCAAATCATCTTCAGCGATAGCCGTAAGATCAATATCAAGACCAACATTTTGCTGAGGGAATGTCATTTCTGACAAAGCAGTGATTAATCCACCAGCAGAAATATCATGACCAGAAATCACATCACCTTGAGAAATCAAATCCTGAACAGCGTTAAACGTATTCTTGAAATAAGCTGTATCCTGAATAGTCGGAGCTTCATTACCCACTTTATTTACAACTTGAGCGAAAGTACTACCGCCAAGTTTATAAGCATCTTTAGAAAGATCGATATAATAGATAGCCGAACCTTCAATATTTCTAACTACAGGAGAAACGATTTTTTTCAAATCCTCCACTTCAGCTACAGAAGAAATAATCACTGTACCCGGAGAGTAAACCACATCATCTTTGTATTTTTGAGTCATAGACAATGAATCTTTACCTGTAGGAACATTTATTCCAAGCTCGCATGCAAAATCACTGATAGCTTCTACAGCATCATAAAGTCTTGCATCTTCACCTTCGTTCTTACAAGGCCACATCCAGTTAGCGCTTAATGACACACCTGAAAGTCTATGCGACAATGGAGCCCACACTAAGTTAGTCAAAGCTTCTGCAATAGAATTTCTTGAACCAGCTTTAGGATCAATCAATGCTGATACTGGTGAATGACCGATAGATGTACCAATTGCTTTTTCACCTTTGAAGTCGATAGCCATAGCTCCAAGGTTATTCAATGGCAATTGAATAGGCCCACAAGTTTGTTGTTTTGCCACACGGCCTGTTACAGACCTGTCCACTTTGTTTGTTAACCAATCCTTACAAGCCACTGACTCTAATTGCAACACTTGAGTAAGGTATTCAGCTAGCTTAGATTTCTCATATTGTAGTTCACCAAAAGAAGCCTTTACAGAACTATCCTTCATGATAGTCTTTGGCGGCTTGCCAAACATATCTTCAAGTTGCAAGTCTATTGGCTTCTCGCCTGTCTTTTCACTTTCAAATGTAAATTGATGATCACCAGTCGCTTCACCTACTACATAGAATGGAGCTCTTTCTCTTTCTGCTACTTTTTGAATAGTCTCAAGATCGCTCTCACGCATAACTAATCCCATACGCTCCTGAGACTCATTACCTGCGATTTCTTTACCTGATAATGTAGGATCACCTACAGGCAATTTATCAAGCTCAATCTTACCGCCTGTATCTTCCACTAGCTCAGAAAGACAATTCAAATGTCCACCAGCTCCATGATCGTGAATAGATACAATTGGGTTATGATCAGATTCAGCCATAGCTCTTACCGCATTGCATACCCTTTTTTGCATTTCAGGGTTGGATCTTTGAATGGCGTTAAGCTCAATAGAGTTATCAAACTCTCCTGTAGCTACTGAGGAAACAGCTCCTCCACCCATACCAATTCTATAATTATCACCACCCATGATGACAATCTTATCACCTGTTTCAGGTGTATCTTTTAAGCTATCTTGCTTCTTAGCGAATCCAATACCACCCGCTTGCATGATAACTTTATCATATCCGTATTTTTTATCTCCTTCAAAATGCTCAAATGTAAGCACTGAACCAGTAATCAACGGCTGACCGAATTTATTCCCAAAATCACTCGCGCCATTAGATGCTTTGATTAGGATATCCATAGGCGTCTGATATAACCAAGGACGTTCTTCCGTAGCTTGTTCCCAAGCTCTCTCTCTTTCAAGACGAGAATAAGACGTCATATAAACAGCTGTACCAGCCAAAGGAATAGAAGCTTTCCCTCCAGCCATACGGTCTCTGATCTCTCCTCCAGATCCAGTAGCTGCTCCATTAAATGGCTCAACTGTCGTCGGGAAATTGTGAGTTTCAGCTTTTAGCGAAAGAACTGTGTCAACATCTTTAGTCTCAAAGAAATCCGCTTTATCTTGTGTCTTCGGAGCGAATTGCTCAGCTCTAGGACCGTCGACAAAAGCAACATTGTCTTTGTATGCAGACACGATATGATTATGATTCTCTTTCGAAGTTTTTTTAATCAATTGGAAAAGAGAGCTTTCTTTTTCTTCTCCATCTATGATAAACTGTCCGTTGAAGATTTTATGACGGCAATGCTCAGAGTTCACTTGTGAGAAACCAAAAACTTCACTGTCAGTAAGTTTTCTTCCAACTTTTTCACTTACGCCTTCCAAATAGGCTATTTCCTCATCGCTCAAAGCCAAGCCCTCTTGCGCATTATAAGCAGCAATATCTTCAATATAGATAACTGGTTCAGGCTTCTTGTCAATGGTAAACACCTCTTGGTTCAAGCCTTCATATTTTGCTTGAAGCATTGGGTCAAACTTGGCATCCTCATCCACTAATTCAAACTCCTCAATACGAACGACACCCAAGATTCCCATATTCTGAGTTATTTCCACGGCATTTGTACTCCATGGAGTCAACATTTCTTTGCGAGGTCCGACAAAGACTCCCTCCACTGTATCTTGCTTGATTTGCTCAGCTTCGCCAAACAACCAGCTCAACTTTGACAAATTCTCTTCACCAATATTTTCCTTTGCATCCACTGCATAAAGCGTGTTGTTCACGCCTTTAAAGAATAAAATCATCAGAATTACGGGTTAGTAGGTTTAATTACTATCTTTATTTTACTGTAAAAATAGCTTTTTAAAATGTCATTTGAACAGTGTTTGTAAAAAAAATGATCTTCTAAAAACGACAAGCATCACAACCCTCTAATTTTCAACACTATAGACCTCCTGTCAAAATTGGAATATTCTTACTACAGGCACACTATAAGCAATTATCAAATCGTTTAATCTGTGTACAATAAACACATGCATACTAATGAAACATTTTTCAAAATATCTCAGTGGCATATTTTTAATCTTAGCGATGCTCTCATGCGACAAGCCTCACAAAGCTGAGAACATCAAAGTCACAAGCTTCAATATTCGCTATAGCGAAGCCCAAGACGGGCCGAATGATTGGATCCATAGACAACCCATCGTTTCACAATATTTACAAACTTCTCAAGCTGATATAATCGGCTTTCAAGAAGTATTGCAGGATCAAATGAACTTTCTGGTTGAAAATTTGGAGGGTTACGGCAGTTATGGAATAGGCAGAGACGATGGCAAAAAACAAGGTGAATACGCTCCGATTTTCTACAAACAAAGTCGTTTTAAGAAAATCAGCGAAGGCACATTTTGGCTTTCCGAGACTCCGGAAGATACTGCAAGTGTTGGCTGGGACGCTGCTTTATGCAGAATAGCTAGCTGGGTAAAGCTCAAAGACAAACAAACCGGCGACCCAATCTTAGCAATCAATACTCATTTTGACCATCAAGGAGAAATCGCACGGCAAAAAAGCGCCCAATTGTTAATGGACAAAGCCAGAGAAATCGTCGGGGATAACCCAGCAATTATCACAGGAGATTTCAATTTAACGCCTTCCGAAGCTCCATATAAAATCCTGACTTCCGAGACTGGCAATCAATTTTTTGACAGTTACTCAGTTGCTGAATCAAAAACATTAGGCAACAAGCAAACTTTCCATGCTTACGGCCATAAAGAAGGCGAGTTTTTTATCGACTTTATATTTATCAATAAGCATTTATCTGCTTTAGACTATCAAATTGATGAGGAGAGATCAGGCGACATATATATTTCCGATCATTATCCAATTTCAGCAACACTTGAAATTGTAAAATAATACGCACAAAAAAAACAGCAGAGATATCTGCTGTTTTTAAACAAGTAAATTTTTTCAGCAACTAATTAAGGCTGAGAAATCATTCTAAGCACACGCACACTTTTTGATGATTTAACTTTCACAATATAAACCCCTGCTTTAACGCTAGTCGTCGAAATACGAGCTTGCTTTCGATTAACGTCTTCTGACAATAGCAACTGTCCATTCAATCCAAATATTTCAACAGTCGCAATAAGCTCATCGCTTTCAACCTCGATAAAATTCTTAAAAGGATTCGGACTAATCAAAATTCCATTTCCTTCTGCATTTCCAATACCAAGCAATGTATGATCCATTATATTCAAAACAATTTGCGACTGGCATCCATTGGCATCAACAATGTCAAACGCATGTTCGCCTTCAGCCAAGCCCGAAATCACCAAGTTGCCTTCTTTCACATGTTCGCTTGACGTTGAAATCACATATGGCTCAGCACCTCCACTAATTACAAATTCAACTTTTCCTTCGTTATTTTCAACATCCAAATGAGTTATTATATTATCAAATGCAAACTCAGGATCAGCAATTTGATCAATGGAGAAATCAAAATCGCCATACGGACCAAAAGCATCACTTACCGAAACACTTTGATCACCAGCTTCAAACTCCTCTTCGGAATCAAAAGAGCTATCATTTCCATTGGACCAAGACAAGCTCAAATCATTCAAGTCAGCTGAACTGTTCGCTTTTTCAACTATTAATTTTGCTTTCCCTAAGTTACCACAAGCCACTGAAGACAACACATCCACACCTTCGATATCATAATCGCCTTTAACTTTCACATTGAAATAAACAGAGTCCGCTGCTTGGCAAAGATTGTTTTCTATTTTATACAACAACTGATAATCTCCATTTTCAAAACCATTGTCGCTCGGGAATTGACCTCCATTCATATATGATAATAGATCGCCTTCGCCTGTTTCGCTCCAATCAGTTACGATAATTTGCTGTCCTGTTTGGCTATTAGTCAATTCTCTTTGTGAAGCTGGAACACTCAAGTCCAACAAATTCTCATTCAATTCTTCATCAATTTCTGATCTAAAAATCTCAAAATCGATCACATCACCTGCCACATCAATGTCTCCCCCAGCATGCAAAGTATTGTCATGCACTCTAACAATAAAATTCTGAGTCACTCCAGTGTTGTTCGTATAATTCTCGAAATAAGTGAATTCATATTCCGCTCTTTCAGCTGTCGAAATGTTTATTCTATCTCCTGACTGATTCAACTCTGGGTTTTCAGTAAAATCCCAACCATTTTCGCTAATCTGCGTGCTAAAACTCATATTTTTGATAGGCACATCCGGAGAAAAGTTCATTTTGAATCTAAACAGATAACCATTATCACGTTGCACATTATCAGAAATTCTCAATCTCCAAATACCATTTACCGAACTTCCCGCTAGGTTAACAAAGTCCTCAGCGCTTTCAAACTCAGTAAACTCTTCATAGCTATTATCATAAGTTACTCCTCCTCCAACAAAATCCTCATTCCACAACTCTATCCCTTGCTGATCCTTCCAATAATATGTATATCCATTCCCGCTTTGAGGATTGGCATTATCTTGATCTGTTTGATTACCGTTTTGATTAAAAAAATATGGCTCGCCAAAATAACTTCCATTTTGATCATTAGGTAACAGCAAATTGATTGTTTCGCCATTAGGAGCTATCAAATCAATAGCCAAATCACCTACATACGAATGCTCAAGTTCTATTTCAACACTTTCCAAATCCCCAACTCCCATCGTATAGTCAGCGTCAAAGCAGTTGATCAAGGTTGAAGCGTAAATCTCAACACCTGTGCCATCTGGAATGAACACCTCTGAAGCATAAGCATAAGATTCACATTCTCCAGTTATATGTTCTTCGTTCATTGGTTGTTTGATAATTTCCAAATCCTCCCCTACGCAAACATCTATTTCAGAATTAGGCAATGAAAATACTGGTTTCTGGTCTTTAACCACTATTTGCTGATTAACTGGGTTTGTACTAATACATTCGAATAGTTCCTCTGATCCGCTAGCTGTTCCAATATTTTGATCTTTGATAAACAACTCAATATTATATACGCCCGATTGATCAAAGATATGATTTATCTCATTCTCGCCTTTTTGGCCTGTCGAACTCCAGTTACCAAATCCAAAAAACCATACAAACTCGGAGTCATCATCGCTTTGCTCATAAGTATTATAATTGTTAATCGGATTCGTCGCATCAGCCTGATTCCCATAAATACCCTCAGCAGAAAATGTCAATTCATCACCCTTTGTGATAAATATTGGCTCACCCAAAACATACTCTTCTCCCGAAACAGCATCTCTTATACTTGTAACGTTCGATTTAATACTTTTACAATTAAAAGTACAGTCTAAATTCAAATCGATACTCCCCCCGTTATTTGCATTGTTATTAGTTGTCCAAACAATGGTGATGCATCCTGAAGGATCTTTAGATTTTACAAGAAAATTAACCATCTCATCTCCTTCAGCCAACACTTCTCCATTATCATCTTCCCCTGAGTAAAATGACAAAGTGTTTGCACCTCCATCATTATCAAAAAAAGTATTAGCGGAAATCAAAGAATAGAATCCTGCGTTTTTCTCTTCAGGGCATACAGTGAATATGTATTCATTATAATCCCCGTTTTCTCTGACTCCCGAGAGAGTTCCATTGCATGTATTGGCCTCGTAATCAATCAAAATATCAAAATTTTGAGATTTAGCCAAAAGACTCATAAGCATAACGCTCAATAGTAGTAGTGAATGTTTCATCTTTTGAAATTTGTTGTTTGAATCAATCCCTGAAATTAAATAATAATACTCAAATATATTTGTATTATTTTACTTTGAAATAATCAATAAAGATTTATTTTTGATACTATTTTGATAAATAAATTATTTTACAAGAATTCAACTCATGTTTATTATTGAAAAAGTAAAAAATAATAAAAACAAACATTTCCCAACTAAATGCTTGCCAGTTAACTCTCAGTTATGTTAACATTCCACTCTTTTCAATAAAAACATCACAACTTGATAAAATCATATTACACCCATTAAAAAGAAAGCTTGAAAATAGCTGTTCATATTGATTTGCAACATTGTGCCCTCCCTGTCTGTTGACATGATGTGAGAGATGAGTTCAGCATAGGGAAAGATCAAAAATCAAAAAAGAAAATGTTTAACCAACATTCCAATGGTCTTTCCATACCGCCTCCTGAGCACGACAAATTCCCACAAATATATCCGTCTGCGGATTTCAAACCGCCAACAGCCTCGATTTCTCTCGAAGAAGAAATGAAATATTGGGAAAGCCTATCCATTGAAGACCTTGACGACTTACTTTCTCAACTTCCCGAAGACAATCATGAAGTTTCGGAAGAAGAGTTGGAAAAAGAGCTGTTGGAAATAATTGGAGACGAGGATCTCTCAGAAGAAGACCTCATGATAATGGAGCTGGAGAAAGAACTCAAAGGCTCCGCAGAAGAATCCATTCCTGACTTAGATGATGAGTTCAAAACGATTGAAAGAGAAATACAACAACACCGAGCCTCCCAATTGCCCGAGTTAATCAAAGGCTTTAGAAAACAACGGAAATCCTTGCGAAAAGAAATCAAAGGCCTAAAAAGCATTAAGCAAAAAAATAATCCTGAGCTTACTGGATTCTCTTCTCAAGACCGTCAAGCGCAGATAGATCAGGCAATTCGAGACTCAATGAAGAACTTCGATGAATTAGGGAGAATAAAAACAGCTATGAAACAAGAGTTAAAAGCCTTAAAACAAAAAAAATCAAATTCATCAAAATGGGCTAAAAAGGCAAAAATGATTGCAAAATCCATTAAAAACATAAGCTCCAGAAGCACAAGAGCTTAATTAAAAATAAAAAACGCTCTTCTCGTATTTAAAAACGAAAAGAGCGCTTAGACTCTTAAATAAAATTTATCACCTGTTTTTCTCAAGAATATAATTAAGCACCTTTTGCATCAAGTGAACTCTGTCCTTTCCTCTCACATTATGCTTATGTCCCGGATAAACAAAATAATCTAGAGGAATTCCTTCATCCACACAACTTTTAACAAACAACAAACTATGTTGCACCACCACAACATCGTCATCCAAACCATGAATCATCAATAAGTCACCCTCAAGCTCTTTTGCCTTATCAATCAGATTTGAATTGGCATATCCAGCTGGGTTATTCTCTGGAGTATCCATATACCTTTCCGTATACATTACTTCATAATACTTCCAATCGATTACAGGACCACCCGCAACTCCGACTTTAAATGTGCTCGGTGACTTTGTCATCAACGTAGTTGTCATAAACCCTCCGAAACTCCATCCATGCACTGCCAGTTTTTCAGTGTCCACATACGGCAGAGAAGCTAAATACTCCACACCTGTCAATTGATCCACAGATTCTATTGTTCCCAAGTTCCTAAATGTCGCTTGTTCGAAGTCCCTTCCTCTATTTGCCGTTCCTCTATTATCCAAGGTGAATACTATATAGCCTTTCTGAGCCATATATTGCATCCAAGGAGAAATTCCTCCACCAAAAGTATTTCTAACCAATTGCACATTTGGTCCGCCATACACATACACCAATACTGGATATCTTTGATTTTCATCAAAGTCAACCGGCTTGATCATTCTGCAATTTAAAACAGAGCTATCCGTCGCTTTCAGCTTATGGAACTCGATATCGCCAATTTCATAACCTGCATATGGATCCGGCGCATCCAACAAGGTCTTAACAACTTTTTTCTCGGATTGAACTTCTTGTTTTCTTGGCACTTCCAAAGAAGAAAAGTTCGTCAACAAATGATTATTGTGCTTATTAAGCTCTGCATGATAGGTACCGCTCTTCGTTGTCAAATCCTTCGATTTTGAATTCGACAAAGTCGACTTGATTATTTTTCTATCCAAACCATCATTCGCAGTAGCAATAGCGTACACATTTTTGCTTCCCAAATCAAACCCTAAACATTCGGTCACAACCCATTCTCCTTGAGTTACTTGATTAAGCAATTTGCCAGAAGTATTATATCTATAAATATGATTATAGCCATCTCTCTCGCTCATCCATATGAATTCGTTTTTTCTATTCGGAACGAAAGTGATAGGATGAAGAGGTTGAACATATTTCTCGCTGCTTTCCTCGAAAATGGTCGAAATCATTTTTCCAGACTGAGCATCATATTGTTGCATTTTCAAGAAATTCTGATCTCTATTCAAAACTGCTACATAAAGGTATTCGCCTTCTGGCCCCCAAGCAATATTCGTCAGATACTCATTATCCTCTCCAACACCCGTCTCCAAATATATCTTCTCGCCAGAATTCACATCATAAACACCAATCGTAACTGACTCATTCGTCATGCCAGCCATAGGGTACTTGAAAGGCATTGCCGTAGCAGGACGCGTATCGATATTCAACAACGGATAATCCGTCACCTCTCTTTGGTCATTTCTATAAAACGCCAGCTTATCGCTTTCTGGAGACCAAAAAGTTCCTTTGTGTATGCCAAATTCATTTCTATGGACAGATTTGCCATTGACTATCGCTGGACCCTTATCGTCCGTGATCGCTATTTCATCTCCATCTTTCATGATGAATA
The Aureibacter tunicatorum DNA segment above includes these coding regions:
- a CDS encoding T9SS type A sorting domain-containing protein, translating into MKHSLLLLSVMLMSLLAKSQNFDILIDYEANTCNGTLSGVRENGDYNEYIFTVCPEEKNAGFYSLISANTFFDNDGGANTLSFYSGEDDNGEVLAEGDEMVNFLVKSKDPSGCITIVWTTNNNANNGGSIDLNLDCTFNCKSIKSNVTSIRDAVSGEEYVLGEPIFITKGDELTFSAEGIYGNQADATNPINNYNTYEQSDDDSEFVWFFGFGNWSSTGQKGENEINHIFDQSGVYNIELFIKDQNIGTASGSEELFECISTNPVNQQIVVKDQKPVFSLPNSEIDVCVGEDLEIIKQPMNEEHITGECESYAYASEVFIPDGTGVEIYASTLINCFDADYTMGVGDLESVEIELEHSYVGDLAIDLIAPNGETINLLLPNDQNGSYFGEPYFFNQNGNQTDQDNANPQSGNGYTYYWKDQQGIELWNEDFVGGGVTYDNSYEEFTEFESAEDFVNLAGSSVNGIWRLRISDNVQRDNGYLFRFKMNFSPDVPIKNMSFSTQISENGWDFTENPELNQSGDRINISTAERAEYEFTYFENYTNNTGVTQNFIVRVHDNTLHAGGDIDVAGDVIDFEIFRSEIDEELNENLLDLSVPASQRELTNSQTGQQIIVTDWSETGEGDLLSYMNGGQFPSDNGFENGDYQLLYKIENNLCQAADSVYFNVKVKGDYDIEGVDVLSSVACGNLGKAKLIVEKANSSADLNDLSLSWSNGNDSSFDSEEEFEAGDQSVSVSDAFGPYGDFDFSIDQIADPEFAFDNIITHLDVENNEGKVEFVISGGAEPYVISTSSEHVKEGNLVISGLAEGEHAFDIVDANGCQSQIVLNIMDHTLLGIGNAEGNGILISPNPFKNFIEVESDELIATVEIFGLNGQLLLSEDVNRKQARISTTSVKAGVYIVKVKSSKSVRVLRMISQP
- a CDS encoding S9 family peptidase, producing the protein MMRRKGMLMIVMLLCVLSVSAQQLQDLTLETAVMQRGRALAPKRLAQLHWVPNSSSYYYVDGEVLFTGNAKSSSDKVLCRLDDLKKEFVELNSMKRFPKINWWDSNNFWFEKGDSFYNYSVKDSRLYKVMRIDKSAMDKDYQPAKNLLAYTKANNLFIMKDGDEIAITDDKGPAIVNGKSVHRNEFGIHKGTFWSPESDKLAFYRNDQREVTDYPLLNIDTRPATAMPFKYPMAGMTNESVTIGVYDVNSGEKIYLETGVGEDNEYLTNIAWGPEGEYLYVAVLNRDQNFLKMQQYDAQSGKMISTIFEESSEKYVQPLHPITFVPNRKNEFIWMSERDGYNHIYRYNTSGKLLNQVTQGEWVVTECLGFDLGSKNVYAIATANDGLDRKIIKSTLSNSKSKDLTTKSGTYHAELNKHNNHLLTNFSSLEVPRKQEVQSEKKVVKTLLDAPDPYAGYEIGDIEFHKLKATDSSVLNCRMIKPVDFDENQRYPVLVYVYGGPNVQLVRNTFGGGISPWMQYMAQKGYIVFTLDNRGTANRGRDFEQATFRNLGTIESVDQLTGVEYLASLPYVDTEKLAVHGWSFGGFMTTTLMTKSPSTFKVGVAGGPVIDWKYYEVMYTERYMDTPENNPAGYANSNLIDKAKELEGDLLMIHGLDDDVVVVQHSLLFVKSCVDEGIPLDYFVYPGHKHNVRGKDRVHLMQKVLNYILEKNR
- a CDS encoding endonuclease/exonuclease/phosphatase family protein, producing MKHFSKYLSGIFLILAMLSCDKPHKAENIKVTSFNIRYSEAQDGPNDWIHRQPIVSQYLQTSQADIIGFQEVLQDQMNFLVENLEGYGSYGIGRDDGKKQGEYAPIFYKQSRFKKISEGTFWLSETPEDTASVGWDAALCRIASWVKLKDKQTGDPILAINTHFDHQGEIARQKSAQLLMDKAREIVGDNPAIITGDFNLTPSEAPYKILTSETGNQFFDSYSVAESKTLGNKQTFHAYGHKEGEFFIDFIFINKHLSALDYQIDEERSGDIYISDHYPISATLEIVK